The DNA window TCCCAGTCAGAATAGCCCCAAGTCTACCAATGCTTTCATTCATGAAGATATTTGGATTTGGTAAAACAGATTAATATCTTTCTTTTTATCTTTATAATTTGAATTATTTTTTTACCAGTAAATTTAGAAGATAAATCTCATTAGGAAAGTGAGTGTAATGGATTGCGTATTATGTAAGAAACCAATTGAGAAATATAATGCAAAATTAAATCAGCTAAAGATTGATGAGTCTAATAGTGTGGACATATGTTTAGATTGCATTGATAAATTTCTAAACTGGCAAAAGACAATATTTGCAACTCTTTTCCCTACAAAAGTTGCCAAGAAGTGGGCCAGTAAGAAATGAACCTATGAAAAATATTCTATAGGGCTCTAACCTGACTTTGCATCTCTCTTCTTACCTTCCCGATTGCATCCATAATGATCATATCCTTCCCTATCAAAACCATCCTTGTCAAAGCCGTTATACCCATATTTTGTCCCATTTCTGTGAAGGTCGTTTCTATCAAATCCATTTTTGTCGTACCCGTCTTTGTCAAATCCTTCTTTATCTCGGCCAAATCTATCATAGCCAGCTCTGTTATAGCCTTCTCTATCAAATCCCTTGTCATCATAGCCGTCTTTGTCAATGTTCTGAAAGTTAAATTTTCTGCCTGTATATCTATGGATGCCTTGTTTATTGAATCCTTTTTTATCGAAGCCCGCTTTGGAGTATCCTGCTCTATTATAGCCTTCTCTATCAAATCCGTGCTTATCATAGCCTTCCAAATCATAGCCGTGCCTGTCAAAGCCTTCTTTAGTGAAGCCACTGCTATCAAAAACTTCTGTATCAGAAATACTCTCTAGATAAACATTACATATCGGGCATTTTTCTAATTCCATGACAAATTTAATACCACAGCTCGGGCATTGTTTTCCTAAAATATCGGACATACTAAATCATTCTCTTAATAATTAAATGGTAGCTTGATATAAATTTCTTGTTATGACTATGAGAAAGTTGGCCCTAAAAATAGATTTTGTTTTCTTACCGTTTATGGGCTAGTCTTCGATATAATTTAAAATCAATAAAGTTTTATATATACAAATATATTTTAATTGTTAGATGGATAAGATTTTTGATAAAAAACTCCACAAACTAGAAGATATAATGATTGAGGTTTTGGGCTCAAACAATATCTTTGCCATGGACCCTGAACTAAAAGAAATATGGAACAATGATGAAGATGACCTCTGGGACTATCTTTAGGCAGAGAGAATATATCAAAAATGATTGAGATTAATATTTAGAACTGACATAACTATTTTTAATTATTTGGCCCTAAAAATAAGGCCAGTGAGATAAATCCTATTAAAAAAATACCGTGTTTTGTTTAATAAGAAGGATTCATATTAAAGGATCCTTTAATATTCCCAACTTCTATTAAAAGAAAAGGCCATTTCGTTTAATAGAAACTATTTCTATTAAAAAATAATGCAAAATTTTAAATAGAATAAACCCGTATAGTAATATGTGGAAGCAGAAAATTATAAAAATGCATTTGGAAAAATAGTGCCTATTGAAAATAGAGCGGGTGAGCAATACAATGTTTTCATACCAGACCCCTTGCCCCCAAAGGTTGATTTTGATGAAGAACTGGTCTTGATACTGTCAAAGGCTGAAGAGAAACTAGGAAAACTATCAGGGGTGGGATTAACACTTCCAAGTCCAAATCTACTTATCATCCCTTACCTAAGAAAAGAAGCTATAATGAGCACAAGAATAGAAGGCACAAGAATATCTCTGCAAGAAGTATTGCTTTCAGAATCAAAAGAGGGGGAAGAAAAAACTCCTGATGCGAGAGAGGTAATTAATTACATAAACACTGTCAATTTTGCCTTAAAGCAAATTGAAAAAAATCAGATAGATTTGAGCCTTATAAAAAACATGCATGAGATACTGATGGAAGGTGTCAGAGGGGACGAACGGTTGCCAGGAAAATTTAGGGAAGTCCAGAACTGGATTGGCTCTGAGCTATCCAAAGTATCCGATGCTGTTTTTGTCCCGCCAAATCCTGAATCTGTTCCAGAATTGATGGATGAACTGATAGATTACCTAAATACAGAGCACAATGTTCCAGTCCTAGTCAGATGTGCATTGATGCATTACCAGTTTGAGACTATCCACCCGTTCTGCGATGGCAATGGCAGGATAGGCCGAAGCCTCATATCGGTCTATTTATGCAAGAAAAAGAAGATAATAAAACCACTGCTTTATATCAGTGAATTTTTTGAAAAGTACAGGCTCCAATACAATGAGCTATTGCTTAAAACTGGTCAAACAGGCAGATTTGAGGAGTGGATTAAATTCTTTTTAAAGGCCGTTGAAGTTCAATCAGAAGATGCGTTACTAAGGGCGCAAAAACTTCTGGACCTAAGAGAATCATATAGGAAAAGGGTCCAAATGGAGACACATACTTCTGACATATTAAACATAATAGATTACTTGTTTTCAAATCCTTTTATTACAGTCTCTAGGGCAGGAAAAGAATCTGGCGTTACCTATCCAACTGCAAAGAAGTATATCGATAAATTAATCAAATATGAAATCTTAAAGGAAACAAAACGCCAAGAAAGAGAAAAAATCTATGTTGCACATGAGATTTACGAGATAATAAAAGAGATTTAAAACTATAAAGTTGTTCTAATTTTAAAGTAACTTGGCCCTAAAAATAAGGCCAGTGAGATAAATCCTATTAAAAATAAACAATTTCTATTAAAAGATAGGGCCAGATCTAAAGATAAACTCTTAATATGCATCAATTTTATATATTCTTTATTAGTAATTAGAATATATGAAGCTAACAGTTATATTGGAGCCTCAGGAAGAAGGAGGATTCACTGTTTATGTTCCTTCTCTTCCCGGCTGTATTTCCCAAGGGGAGACAAAAGCTGAAGCGCTAAAGAATATCAAAGAGGCCATCGAACTATACCTGGAGCCGGATGTAAATGAGCTTGTGGAGTATTCCGGAGAAAGGCTCGAAGTGGCTATATGAACTCTGCTGTCCTTTCAGGCTTAGAAGTTATCAAAATCCTAAAAAAGGCAGGATTTATTGCAGTAAGGCAAAAAGGCTCCCATGTTAGACTTGAGAAACTAGGCGAAAATGGGCTTATCAAAGTCACCGTCCCGCTTCACAAAGAACTAAAGAAAGGTACATTAATGAGAATAATAAAAGATTCTGGATTAACACCGGAAGAATTTGAGCAATACAAATAGTTTTCATATTAAAAGATCCTTTAAGATTCCCAACTTCTATTAAAGAAATAATAGAAAATTTTTAATAGAATTAGCCCTAATAAAAGAGATTTAAAATAATAAAAAGGCCCTGATTTTAATATAACTTGGCCCTAAAATAACGAACTTCTACTTATTTTTCTCAAATTTTTTTGGTAATTAAATACCATTAGTCTTAAATATATACTTGCCATGCTATCTATCATGAAAGGAAAATCATTATTACTGGGAATTATTATATTGACAATTTCCCTATCTGCCGTTTCGGGCAGCAATGGGGATTTTTATAATATTTCTTTTAATTCAGATGATGCCATAGTACATATAGACATCAAAGATAGCGATGTCGTTTATTTCACGCAGAACGGTAATGTATATCGGGCCGATATGAATTCAAACAAGTCCGTCCTCTTAGACTCTCTGGGCTCTAAGGTGGCCCAGATTACATCTTCTGGGAACATGATATCAGTTAGAACTCAAGATAAGAAGCTCTACGTATTCAATCACGATAAGAGGGTATTGTACAAATTTATAGCCCACCAGGGGGAACTCCAGCGGGTTATTATTGATGACAAGGGGTATCTTGCCGTAATTACTATAAAGGACATAGGGTTGGGCACAAGAGAGTGGGTAGGCTATGTTTATTCCCCGTCAGGGGATTTAATAGCCCAGAACAACTCAAGCTCAGTTTTATCATCCTTTACTTCATTAAATGACAAATTGGTCTTTGGGGCCGGGAACGGTAATGTTTCGGTCTATGACAGCTCTGGATCTAGTAGGCTTTGGGTAAACAACATAGGGACTAGGATTAAAGATTTCCTGCACTACGGCGATGATGTGCTCCTAGCCTCAGAGAAATCCATCTACGCCCTCTCCTACACAGAAGAGCCGATACTATCAAAGATACTGTCCATTGAGGAATACCCGGATCTCCTAGTAAGTGATAACCTAAGGGCTGGCGTTTCATCTACTGAAGGCTGCCTTTACCTATTGAGGAACTATTCTCTTGAAAATCAGTTCTCCTTTAACGGTGAGGAGATATTGAAGAACTGCCAGGGAAATGACAAGATTAAGGATGTTTCCCTTCTAGGCGACAAGACTGTTGTTCTGACTGATAAAGGGAAGATATTTGTAATAGAAAATGGCGAGAATAAGCTCTTGATAAATAAGAATTACCAGGGCATGATTACCTCCAAAGTCAGCGGATACCTTGATGGGAGTGAGAAGCTCTACGTGGTGTCGGTGGATGACTACAGGCTTGATTTCTATAGTTTTGATAATATACTAAAGCTAGAGGGAGAGATAAATACTGCCAAGGATAACTACAGATCATTCCTTGACAAAGTTGGAGAAGAAAATGTCCCAACTTTTGAAGGGGAAACTTTGTTGAACACTATTAAAAGTAACTACAACAAGGCATTGTCTTCCTGGGAGTCAGGCGACTATAAGTCTTCAAAAGAATACTTGGATAAATTCAATACCGGGATAAACGAGTATTTCGGTGAGAAGGAAACTAAGAGCATCAATCTATTCTCAATAATCCTAATTGTTACAGTTTCGATACTGGCAATTATTGCTATACTCTTTTCAATGAGGAAGAAAAGCACAGTGTGTCCAAACTGCGGATATACCCTAAAGGAGTACTGGAGCCATTGTCCAAAATGCGGACAACATAAAGGAGGGCGATAAATTGAACTTTGGAATAGGTAAAGAAAGCGATCCTAAAGCTAAGTGCCCAAGCTGTAATGCCAATGTTTCTGAAGTGCCAAGGGGCGACAGATTCTTCTGCCCGTTCTGCGGGGAGAGCCTAAAAAAGAAGTATGTCACATTGAGTGCAAACAGGAACAGGATTAGGATAACAGTTGATCCAATATCGCCTTCTGGAAGGGAAGATTTCAGGTCATTTTTCCCTGAGTCAGTTCTATCCTATATATCTAGAAGGCACTTTAAGTTCACAGAAGAAAATGGAGAAGTCTGCATCGAGGACATCGGCAGTGCAAACGGCACCCTCTTAAACGGAAAGGAGATTAGAGGCGGCGGCTTGTTCACCATAAAGAAAGGCGATAATATCGACCTTGGCGGAAGGCTAAGGGTTACTGTTGAGGGGATTGAGTTTGAATCGGTCTGATAAGCGGATCATCTTAACTATTTTTGTTATTTTTTTATTGTCCACTTCTATGCTTTGGTGCGTCTCTTGTGATTACGCCCCTTATGAAAGCTATGAAGATGAGATTATCACTTCAAACATTAAAATTACCAATGCGGAGAATAACATTAGGGGCGGCAGATTGGATGATGCGCTGGAAAATCTTAGCGATGTCCCGCAATTGTTACTTGAAGTTAACGAGATGTGGTACAAGGATTACTACACAAATCAAATAAAGGATCTCTCTAGCGAGTATAAAGATTCTAACAGTTCAATTATTAGTCAACTTGACAGTGCCAAATACAAAAATCTGGGGGAAATGATAGCTATACTTGATGCCATCCTTTTGAGAAAAGAGGATATGGGCAAGTTAGGTGGATTTCAGGAAAAAATTTCCGCGCTCAATAGCAATATCGGCACCTCCTATCTGGAATATGGCATAATATCCAAAATCCAGGAAGATTACAAAAAAATATCAGACCTCACCAATAAATTAAAGATAATAGAGGCAAAGATAACTCCCTCCAGTATAGAAAATCCAGAAAGTATCCTCACGATCGTAAAAGATTACACTATAGTTCAAGACGACCCAAACTACGCCTCCATTTTCCAGGGGAATGAAAATAGCTGGGTTAGAAAAAGAGTTTCTTTTTTTAATGATCTTTACGATATCTCCCTCGATATGGAGACGGTAGGCGTAACTAAAAATTATAATTATGATGCCGTCCTATCCAGGTTGCAGAGTTTAGAGCAAAAAGTTTCAGATTTAAAGCTTGAGCCGGGTGCGGAAACTTTTGTTAAGGAGTCGCTCAATACCAAGAAGGCATATGTGACGGAATTAAAAGGGAATCAAGGGAAGCTCAAATACACCTACATATTAATTTTAGTTATATCCTCACTAGTTGCAATATTTGCTCTTGTCTACATATTCTTCTTTACAGGCAGGAAAAAGGAAAAGATTCAGGAAGGCGACATATCAAAATTGCTAGAAGGAAGGACCTTATTAATCTTTGATTCAAGAAAGTATGGCAACTCGGCGCATCCAAAGAATATAGAGGTCTATGCAGAATCGGATGTGGGATTAAAGAGGGAGCTAAATGAGGATTCTATAGGTATTGCATTCAATAGGGATGGATCAAAGGGCCTATTTGTCCTTGCAGATGGCATGGGCGGGCACAACGCCGGGGAAGTGGCGAGTAAGATTGCGATCCAAACTGTTTTGGAGGATGGTAAGAAGGAACTATTTGATTACCAGGAGCTAAATGATATCGAGATAAAAGATATCCTAAGGAACATTGTTTACAACGCCCACGAAGAGATACTCTGCATATCAAAATCAAATCCCGGCATGTGCAACATGGGGACAACTCTAGAAGTTGTGTTCCTAAATAAGGACCACATATACTATGCCCATGTAGGGGATTCCAGGATTTACACGACCTATACGGATGGCGATTCTGAAGAAAGGATATCCAGGGTGACAACAGACCACTCTGAGCTTGGCACATACATGGAAAGATGCGGAGTCACAGAAGCTGAAGCAAGAAAGAATGTGCCTTCAAATGTGATCACTCAGGCTGTGGGCATCACATCCGCACCTTTAAATCCGGACGTAGGCGATTTCCATATCGGTAAGAATAATTGGATTTTAATCTGTTCTGATGGGCTTTCAGATATGGTCCAGGACGATTCATACATAGGCAAAGTACTGATACATAGCAAGCTGGATGTTGTATCAAAAGTAAAAGAACTCGTCCAGGCGGCCAAGGATATGGGCGGCAAGGACAATATCTCCCTAATATTATTTAGAAGAAGGTGAGCCCTTAGATGCTAAGAAATGGGGAAGAGCTAAGGGGGAATTCTGGTGCAATTTACAAAGTCCAGAAGAAGCTAAGGGAAGGTGGAATGGGGGTGATCTGGCTTGCCAAAAGCTCAGAGGGCTTCCATGTGATCCTAAAGTCGCCTAAGCTTGACGGGGAAAATGATGATATAAAAATTGAAAAGATACTTATTGAAAATGATTTCTTATCAAATCTTTCCCACCCAAATATAGTCGGATACCTTGATACCATCCACCACGTCTATTATGAGAAAAGATTCCCCATAATTGTTATGCAGTTTGTTGATGGCGATAGGGTAAAGGAGATGTACTGGGGAAATCCCGCTTCAGAAGACGAAGCGATGCGCA is part of the Methanofastidiosum sp. genome and encodes:
- a CDS encoding protein phosphatase 2C domain-containing protein, coding for MNRSDKRIILTIFVIFLLSTSMLWCVSCDYAPYESYEDEIITSNIKITNAENNIRGGRLDDALENLSDVPQLLLEVNEMWYKDYYTNQIKDLSSEYKDSNSSIISQLDSAKYKNLGEMIAILDAILLRKEDMGKLGGFQEKISALNSNIGTSYLEYGIISKIQEDYKKISDLTNKLKIIEAKITPSSIENPESILTIVKDYTIVQDDPNYASIFQGNENSWVRKRVSFFNDLYDISLDMETVGVTKNYNYDAVLSRLQSLEQKVSDLKLEPGAETFVKESLNTKKAYVTELKGNQGKLKYTYILILVISSLVAIFALVYIFFFTGRKKEKIQEGDISKLLEGRTLLIFDSRKYGNSAHPKNIEVYAESDVGLKRELNEDSIGIAFNRDGSKGLFVLADGMGGHNAGEVASKIAIQTVLEDGKKELFDYQELNDIEIKDILRNIVYNAHEEILCISKSNPGMCNMGTTLEVVFLNKDHIYYAHVGDSRIYTTYTDGDSEERISRVTTDHSELGTYMERCGVTEAEARKNVPSNVITQAVGITSAPLNPDVGDFHIGKNNWILICSDGLSDMVQDDSYIGKVLIHSKLDVVSKVKELVQAAKDMGGKDNISLILFRRR
- a CDS encoding type II toxin-antitoxin system HicA family toxin, with product MNSAVLSGLEVIKILKKAGFIAVRQKGSHVRLEKLGENGLIKVTVPLHKELKKGTLMRIIKDSGLTPEEFEQYK
- a CDS encoding Fic family protein; the protein is MEAENYKNAFGKIVPIENRAGEQYNVFIPDPLPPKVDFDEELVLILSKAEEKLGKLSGVGLTLPSPNLLIIPYLRKEAIMSTRIEGTRISLQEVLLSESKEGEEKTPDAREVINYINTVNFALKQIEKNQIDLSLIKNMHEILMEGVRGDERLPGKFREVQNWIGSELSKVSDAVFVPPNPESVPELMDELIDYLNTEHNVPVLVRCALMHYQFETIHPFCDGNGRIGRSLISVYLCKKKKIIKPLLYISEFFEKYRLQYNELLLKTGQTGRFEEWIKFFLKAVEVQSEDALLRAQKLLDLRESYRKRVQMETHTSDILNIIDYLFSNPFITVSRAGKESGVTYPTAKKYIDKLIKYEILKETKRQEREKIYVAHEIYEIIKEI
- a CDS encoding FHA domain-containing protein, coding for MNFGIGKESDPKAKCPSCNANVSEVPRGDRFFCPFCGESLKKKYVTLSANRNRIRITVDPISPSGREDFRSFFPESVLSYISRRHFKFTEENGEVCIEDIGSANGTLLNGKEIRGGGLFTIKKGDNIDLGGRLRVTVEGIEFESV
- a CDS encoding type II toxin-antitoxin system HicB family antitoxin, whose amino-acid sequence is MKLTVILEPQEEGGFTVYVPSLPGCISQGETKAEALKNIKEAIELYLEPDVNELVEYSGERLEVAI